The following coding sequences are from one Desulfosporosinus orientis DSM 765 window:
- the citC gene encoding [citrate (pro-3S)-lyase] ligase yields the protein MDSLQEQVIKLTEPRDRKALEEFLNSHGLAMDKNLEYSMVLTDGSRIAATGSFTEKVLKCIAVDDQYKGMGLSAKVITHLVNEQYRRGRTHLFIYTKPENKQIFSDLGFHLIAEVPYKVVLMENRQDGITRYLHEISSESGNIVPSAAVVVNCNPFTLGHQYLLEYAASRCQKLHIFVVWEDRSSFPAEIRYQLVKEGVSHLTNVVIHKGKDYIISAATFPSYFIKEYEDIVETHAQLDLMIFSHNIATALNIQKRFIGEEPYCAVTSTYNKTMQTILPREGIEVEEVPRLTTDGAAISASRVRKLIRRGKIQSVEKLVPQTTYQFLLSSEAGEIIRQIQSDCMRH from the coding sequence ATGGATAGTTTACAGGAACAGGTCATCAAATTAACAGAGCCAAGGGATAGGAAAGCGTTAGAGGAATTTCTGAATAGCCATGGACTGGCAATGGACAAAAATCTAGAATATTCCATGGTGTTGACTGACGGCAGCAGGATTGCCGCTACAGGGTCCTTTACGGAAAAGGTCCTGAAATGTATTGCAGTTGATGATCAATACAAAGGTATGGGACTATCGGCAAAGGTTATAACGCACTTAGTGAATGAGCAATACAGGAGAGGCAGGACCCATTTGTTCATTTATACAAAGCCTGAAAACAAGCAGATATTTTCAGATTTAGGCTTTCACCTAATAGCCGAGGTACCCTACAAAGTTGTGCTGATGGAAAATCGACAAGATGGAATCACAAGGTATTTGCATGAAATTTCTAGTGAGTCGGGGAATATCGTTCCTTCTGCTGCGGTCGTTGTTAACTGTAATCCCTTTACCTTAGGTCACCAATATTTACTTGAATATGCCGCATCACGCTGTCAAAAGCTTCACATATTCGTCGTCTGGGAGGACAGGTCAAGTTTTCCTGCGGAAATCAGATACCAATTAGTGAAAGAAGGGGTTAGTCATTTAACGAATGTTGTCATTCACAAAGGGAAGGATTATATCATTTCAGCTGCTACTTTTCCTTCGTATTTTATTAAGGAATACGAAGATATTGTGGAGACTCATGCGCAACTGGATCTTATGATCTTTTCCCATAATATTGCAACTGCTTTGAATATCCAAAAACGGTTCATTGGGGAAGAACCTTACTGTGCAGTAACATCGACCTATAATAAAACGATGCAGACGATACTTCCTCGCGAGGGGATCGAAGTTGAGGAAGTACCAAGGTTAACCACGGATGGAGCCGCGATCAGCGCATCCAGGGTCCGGAAACTGATTCGACGTGGGAAAATACAATCTGTCGAGAAGCTTGTTCCTCAAACGACCTATCAATTTCTATTATCATCAGAGGCCGGAGAAATCATCCGACAGATTCAGTCAGACTGCATGAGGCATTAA
- a CDS encoding sensor histidine kinase, whose product MGIIANKDLNRKNLLTLILFVTTFLILVYMVYKTYCENTNTIIAQQEQQMLTISKSASTNLEVFFNEKTDNLKILTGNHDVALGMASFDFGALQNALGAFYQAKHESVQRIYEVNKIGEIVYMYPEANGEEAGKIHNMLNEDIQKVLKERKSFISRAKMDQPGHFVVNIFEPVFLDREFEGMLVGSVDLNVVYESLLKSVKVGQKGYIMVKDQDGIILMHPAKDQIGIDVIDTRKQLYPNFDFKDLENLVNMQMSQKEGVMEYYSYWWTDKDPKRTKKLNAFSRANIGDSFWIVAVTMDYDELEEPIAQNQIRTFQIFGLIVLIFSVAVFIIMRVLRNKKALEVETKYLRELNAATEELRNKDLQLQHAQKLQVIGTLTGGIAHEFNNLLSPIQGYTEIIMNQVDPKEEIYDYLNEISEASGKAKDIIEQILVFSRLDNGKSKFIPFNIEEQVEKTLKLLKCTLPLNVELIYKKEDTGVILANKVQIHQVLFNLCKNAYHAMKDTGGVLKVTLDTVPMEEIKQQAPQGFTADVKHFVRISVSDTGYGMSKETVSKIFDPFFTTKLIGEGTGLGLFIVQGIVQNHQGFILVVSEIGKGSTFTVYFPKLSTRLEDSKEYAEKIPGDLKTVLLVDDLEKVLKVTKKGLEPFGFKVYAESNSVEALKVFEQNPDRFDIVVTDQAMPYIRGLELAERMKVLNPTIKILLVTGVVEEEVLEFKEKSIIDDYMYKPVTGSEMARKIREILQSEGR is encoded by the coding sequence ATGGGTATTATCGCAAATAAAGATCTTAACAGAAAGAATCTGCTAACCCTGATCTTGTTTGTAACCACATTTCTTATTTTGGTATATATGGTATATAAAACCTATTGCGAAAACACAAATACGATCATTGCCCAGCAGGAGCAGCAAATGCTGACGATTTCCAAATCTGCGAGCACAAATTTGGAGGTATTTTTCAATGAAAAAACTGATAATTTGAAGATCCTTACAGGAAACCACGATGTGGCCTTGGGTATGGCAAGTTTTGATTTTGGGGCTTTGCAGAATGCGCTTGGAGCTTTTTATCAAGCCAAGCATGAGAGTGTTCAAAGAATATACGAAGTAAACAAAATAGGTGAGATTGTTTACATGTATCCCGAGGCGAACGGCGAAGAGGCTGGGAAAATTCATAACATGCTCAATGAAGATATTCAAAAAGTTCTGAAGGAAAGAAAGTCCTTCATAAGCAGGGCAAAAATGGACCAGCCCGGACATTTCGTTGTGAATATCTTCGAGCCGGTGTTTTTGGACAGGGAATTTGAAGGGATGCTTGTCGGTTCTGTTGATTTAAATGTAGTTTATGAAAGTCTGTTAAAGTCTGTAAAGGTTGGTCAGAAGGGTTATATTATGGTCAAAGATCAGGATGGGATCATCCTGATGCACCCGGCTAAGGATCAAATAGGAATTGATGTCATCGATACGCGGAAACAGCTTTATCCGAATTTTGACTTCAAAGATTTAGAGAATTTGGTTAACATGCAAATGAGCCAGAAGGAGGGTGTTATGGAGTACTACTCCTACTGGTGGACAGATAAGGATCCAAAAAGGACAAAAAAGCTCAATGCATTTTCTAGAGCAAATATTGGGGACTCGTTTTGGATTGTGGCTGTAACCATGGATTATGATGAATTGGAAGAACCGATTGCTCAAAACCAAATAAGAACCTTTCAAATCTTCGGATTAATTGTTTTGATCTTTTCTGTGGCCGTCTTTATAATCATGAGAGTCCTGAGAAACAAGAAAGCTCTCGAAGTTGAAACAAAATATCTAAGAGAGTTAAATGCGGCAACAGAGGAACTGAGAAATAAAGATTTGCAGTTGCAGCATGCCCAAAAGCTTCAGGTGATCGGAACACTGACTGGGGGTATTGCTCATGAGTTTAACAATTTGCTTTCTCCGATTCAGGGATATACAGAAATCATTATGAACCAAGTTGACCCCAAGGAGGAAATTTATGATTACTTAAATGAGATTTCTGAAGCTTCTGGAAAAGCCAAGGATATCATCGAGCAGATCCTGGTATTCAGCCGTTTGGATAACGGAAAATCCAAATTTATTCCCTTCAACATTGAAGAGCAGGTTGAAAAAACACTGAAATTGCTTAAATGCACTCTGCCTCTCAATGTAGAGTTGATCTACAAGAAAGAAGATACTGGAGTTATTCTTGCCAACAAAGTACAGATTCATCAAGTCCTTTTTAATTTATGTAAAAATGCTTACCATGCGATGAAAGACACAGGCGGGGTTCTCAAGGTAACGCTGGATACAGTTCCCATGGAGGAGATTAAACAACAGGCTCCTCAAGGGTTTACAGCGGATGTCAAACATTTTGTAAGAATTTCTGTTTCCGATACAGGTTATGGCATGAGTAAGGAAACGGTTTCCAAAATATTCGATCCCTTCTTTACGACAAAACTGATCGGTGAGGGTACAGGTCTGGGGTTATTTATCGTCCAAGGCATTGTTCAAAATCATCAAGGATTTATTTTGGTAGTAAGTGAAATAGGCAAAGGAAGTACATTTACTGTATATTTTCCAAAACTCTCAACCCGGCTTGAAGATAGTAAAGAGTATGCCGAGAAAATACCGGGGGATTTGAAGACCGTTTTACTGGTGGATGATCTGGAGAAAGTCTTAAAAGTGACTAAAAAGGGCCTCGAACCGTTTGGTTTTAAAGTATATGCCGAATCAAACAGCGTGGAAGCCCTCAAGGTCTTTGAACAGAACCCAGACAGATTTGATATTGTGGTTACCGACCAAGCCATGCCTTATATTAGAGGCCTGGAACTGGCGGAACGCATGAAGGTACTAAATCCCACGATTAAAATTCTTCTTGTGACGGGAGTTGTGGAGGAAGAGGTTCTGGAATTCAAGGAAAAATCAATTATCGATGATTATATGTATAAGCCGGTCACCGGTTCAGAAATGGCCAGGAAGATCCGCGAAATTCTTCAATCTGAAGGAAGATGA
- the citD gene encoding citrate lyase acyl carrier protein produces MIIKEVGIAGTLESSDITISIEPNVGKGIEIMLTSTVERQFGRQVRKAIRDSLEEMGITDALVHANDKGALDCTIQARVMTAVSRATGTPCSPWEVK; encoded by the coding sequence TTGATCATTAAAGAGGTAGGAATTGCTGGCACTCTTGAATCGAGTGACATCACGATTTCAATTGAACCTAACGTAGGTAAGGGAATTGAAATCATGTTAACAAGCACGGTAGAAAGACAGTTTGGTCGTCAGGTCAGAAAAGCAATCAGGGATTCGCTGGAGGAAATGGGGATTACGGATGCACTTGTCCATGCCAATGATAAGGGAGCCTTAGACTGTACAATTCAGGCCAGAGTTATGACTGCGGTGAGCAGAGCAACCGGTACACCATGCTCCCCTTGGGAGGTGAAATAG